In Acidobacteriota bacterium, the following proteins share a genomic window:
- a CDS encoding radical SAM protein — translation MTLDGDTLLYAPDRIDVERRDGLYVLIDPSGPNWLATDARGAAILETFRGGRPLSAAVRDYSARHRLEWHVAWQHVDTVVRDALRQGFVATAPPMPKPYPGRAPWLENASLDELWLHTNNSCNLSCRHCLVSSGPDGDRGLPAETLVDVIRQARALGVRRFYFTGGEPTARPDFVELCREALADPDAELAVLTNGTLLDDRRLSRMQSLDRSRMRLQISLDGASPAVNDAIRGRGTFERIVAGIRRAAAAGWPVTVTTTITRANADDVPEVTRLLARLGVQNHHLLWLHKRGRAAGEAPDTTPEVSRVIEVVRACRRAGREVGVTIDNWEAIRARVNAPAGVRRDLSNACVSSLCVYSDGTVYPSAAMAGVPELACGSILEAPLGRILSESEVARRFRAATVEQKPLCGDCPFKFLCGGGDIEHAYFYGGSILAHDPYCELHKAMITDALFDRALERKAVLSDGEAGYSAPLAITAMGEGTIHCATGEPVPEVVTSHSECVRSFEIDEPRRLVREFYGAAAAAPQAELCCPVRPEPEDVAHIPRKVLDRFYGCGSPIADADVRPGETTLDLGSGAGIDVFICARKVGPEGRAIGVDMTDEMLEIARESQREVAERLGYDVVEFRKGFLEEIPVDDETVDLVTSNCVINLSPDKKRVFREMWRVLKDHGRIVVSDIVSDEAVPPEQRRDPRLWGECISGALTEEEFLLYLERCGFHGIEVLRKTFWREVSGYRFHSITVRAFKFRKKSGCVYAGQRAVYLGPFKGVTDEEGHFFPRGVPVEVCTDTAAKLSHPPYAGSFLIEGEPAGEGSGCGPGCC, via the coding sequence ATGACCCTGGACGGTGACACTCTTCTCTACGCTCCGGATCGCATCGACGTGGAGCGGCGGGACGGACTGTACGTCTTGATCGATCCATCCGGGCCGAACTGGTTGGCCACCGATGCCCGAGGGGCGGCGATCCTGGAGACCTTCCGGGGCGGTCGGCCCCTGTCGGCCGCTGTCCGGGACTACTCCGCCCGCCACCGGCTCGAGTGGCACGTCGCCTGGCAGCACGTCGATACCGTGGTCAGGGACGCGCTGCGACAGGGATTCGTCGCGACGGCGCCGCCGATGCCGAAGCCCTATCCGGGGAGAGCGCCATGGCTCGAGAACGCTTCCCTCGATGAGCTGTGGTTGCACACGAACAACTCTTGCAATCTGTCGTGCCGTCACTGCCTCGTCTCGTCCGGGCCGGACGGCGACCGGGGGTTGCCGGCGGAGACGCTCGTCGACGTCATCCGGCAGGCTCGCGCGCTCGGCGTGCGCCGCTTCTACTTCACGGGCGGCGAGCCCACCGCGCGCCCCGACTTCGTCGAGCTGTGCCGGGAGGCTCTGGCCGACCCCGACGCGGAACTCGCCGTCCTCACCAACGGCACCCTGCTGGACGATCGCCGGCTCTCCCGCATGCAGTCCCTGGACCGGAGCCGCATGCGGCTCCAGATCAGCCTGGACGGGGCAAGCCCGGCCGTCAACGACGCCATCCGCGGCCGCGGCACGTTCGAGCGCATCGTCGCCGGCATCCGCCGGGCCGCCGCGGCGGGCTGGCCGGTGACCGTGACGACGACGATCACCCGCGCGAACGCCGACGACGTGCCGGAGGTGACGAGGCTGCTCGCGCGCCTCGGGGTGCAGAACCATCACCTCCTGTGGCTCCACAAGAGGGGGCGCGCCGCCGGCGAGGCGCCGGACACGACGCCCGAGGTTTCGCGGGTGATCGAGGTGGTGCGGGCCTGCCGTCGCGCGGGCCGCGAAGTGGGGGTGACGATCGACAACTGGGAGGCGATCCGCGCCCGGGTCAACGCTCCGGCGGGTGTCCGTCGCGACCTGTCCAACGCCTGCGTGTCGAGTCTGTGTGTCTACTCGGACGGGACCGTCTACCCGTCGGCGGCGATGGCCGGTGTCCCGGAGCTGGCCTGCGGATCGATCCTCGAGGCACCGCTCGGCCGGATCCTCTCCGAGAGCGAGGTGGCGCGCCGCTTCCGGGCGGCGACGGTGGAGCAGAAGCCGCTCTGCGGAGACTGCCCGTTCAAGTTTCTCTGCGGAGGAGGTGACATCGAGCACGCCTACTTCTACGGAGGATCCATCCTCGCGCACGATCCGTACTGCGAGCTTCACAAGGCGATGATCACCGACGCCCTGTTCGACCGTGCGCTCGAGCGGAAGGCCGTGCTCAGCGACGGGGAAGCCGGCTACTCCGCTCCGCTGGCCATCACCGCGATGGGGGAGGGGACGATCCACTGTGCCACCGGCGAGCCGGTTCCGGAAGTGGTCACCTCGCATTCCGAGTGCGTCCGCTCCTTCGAGATCGACGAGCCCCGCCGGCTGGTGCGGGAGTTCTACGGTGCGGCGGCGGCCGCGCCGCAGGCGGAGCTTTGCTGCCCGGTGCGACCCGAGCCGGAAGATGTCGCCCACATCCCCCGGAAGGTCCTCGACCGCTTCTACGGCTGCGGCTCGCCGATCGCCGACGCCGACGTCCGCCCCGGGGAGACGACGCTGGACCTCGGATCGGGGGCGGGCATCGATGTCTTCATCTGCGCCCGGAAGGTGGGTCCGGAGGGCCGGGCCATCGGCGTCGATATGACCGACGAGATGCTCGAGATCGCCCGGGAGAGCCAGCGGGAGGTGGCGGAGCGTCTCGGCTACGATGTCGTCGAATTCCGCAAAGGGTTCCTCGAGGAGATCCCGGTCGACGACGAGACGGTCGACCTCGTCACCTCGAACTGCGTCATCAACCTCTCACCGGACAAGAAGCGCGTCTTCCGCGAGATGTGGCGCGTGCTGAAGGATCACGGGCGCATCGTCGTCTCCGATATCGTTTCCGACGAAGCCGTGCCGCCGGAGCAGCGCCGGGATCCGAGGCTGTGGGGGGAGTGCATCAGCGGGGCGCTCACGGAGGAAGAGTTCCTCCTGTACCTCGAGCGTTGCGGCTTCCACGGGATCGAGGTGCTGCGCAAGACGTTCTGGAGGGAGGTGTCGGGCTACCGGTTCCACTCGATCACCGTGCGCGCCTTCAAGTTCCGCAAGAAGAGTGGCTGTGTCTACGCCGGGCAGCGGGCGGTCTACCTCGGGCCGTTCAAGGGGGTGACCGACGAGGAGGGCCACTTCTTCCCCCGCGGCGTCCCGGTCGAGGTCTGCACCGACACGGCCGCGAAGCTGAGCCACCCGCCGTACGCGGGCTCCTTCCTCATCGAGGGCGAGCCGGCCGGCGAGGGGAGCGGTTGCGGTCCGGGATGCTGCTGA
- a CDS encoding DUF3179 domain-containing protein — MRGTAIGRAARWALLLAAAAAPGTAQPRKPPAVFGIFDGDPMYTVLPPGAIPAIEAPRFVTGKDAEAQMLPDEPVLGVVVGGEAHAYSLWHLDAHEIVNDAAGNTLFAASW, encoded by the coding sequence ATGAGAGGAACGGCAATCGGCCGGGCAGCCCGCTGGGCGCTCCTTCTGGCGGCGGCGGCCGCGCCTGGCACGGCCCAGCCGCGGAAGCCGCCGGCCGTGTTCGGCATCTTCGACGGCGACCCGATGTACACGGTGCTTCCCCCGGGGGCGATTCCGGCGATCGAGGCGCCGCGGTTCGTCACCGGAAAGGACGCCGAGGCGCAGATGTTGCCGGACGAGCCGGTTCTGGGGGTGGTGGTCGGCGGCGAGGCGCACGCCTACTCGCTCTGGCACCTGGACGCTCACGAGATCGTCAACGACGCCGCGGGAAACACGCTCTTCGCCGCCAGCTGGTGA
- a CDS encoding glycosyltransferase yields the protein MDLSPASDRLLLFVREPAPGRAKTRLVPALGPHGAAALYRRLAEHTARETAALARDGASVTVLVDPPAALPAVAEWLGHRFTYRPQAEGDLGARLAAAFAEAFGEGARRVVAIGSDCPGLDRHRLHEAFAKLLGHDAVLGPAVDGGYYLLGLSRPVVEVFRDIPWSTGQTLAATRARLSEAHATVALLGELRDVDTPEDLAAASAAHPWLDPLREAGGPHGRDEGVRRTPRRQR from the coding sequence ATGGACCTGAGCCCCGCCAGCGATCGGCTTCTCCTGTTCGTCCGCGAGCCGGCACCGGGACGGGCGAAGACGCGCCTCGTCCCGGCGCTGGGACCGCACGGCGCGGCGGCCCTGTACCGCCGCCTTGCCGAGCACACCGCCCGGGAGACGGCGGCACTGGCGCGGGACGGGGCGAGCGTCACGGTTCTCGTCGATCCCCCGGCCGCGCTTCCCGCAGTGGCCGAGTGGCTCGGACACCGGTTCACCTATCGGCCGCAAGCGGAAGGCGACCTCGGCGCGCGGCTCGCGGCGGCGTTCGCCGAGGCGTTCGGGGAGGGGGCGCGTCGCGTGGTCGCGATCGGGAGCGACTGCCCGGGACTGGACCGGCACCGCCTCCACGAGGCCTTCGCCAAGCTGTTGGGCCACGACGCCGTGCTGGGCCCGGCGGTCGACGGCGGTTACTACCTCCTGGGCCTGTCCCGTCCCGTGGTCGAGGTCTTTCGGGACATTCCCTGGAGCACCGGGCAAACGCTCGCCGCGACGCGCGCGCGTCTGAGCGAGGCGCACGCCACCGTCGCCTTGCTCGGAGAGCTGCGCGACGTCGACACGCCGGAGGATCTGGCGGCCGCATCGGCGGCCCACCCCTGGCTGGACCCGCTCCGCGAGGCGGGCGGACCGCACGGGCGGGACGAGGGCGTCCGGCGGACGCCGAGGAGACAGCGATGA